The DNA region TTTACGGGTTGGAAAATATAAAAACTTTGTATCGTGGTACCATGCGCCGTGTAGGTTTTAGTAGGGCTTGGAACATTTTTGTGGCTTTGGGCATGACCGACGACAGCTACACCATTGAAGACAGCGAGCACATGAGCTACCGCGACTTCGTTAATGCCTTTTTGCCCTACAGCCCTTCCGATTCCGTGGAACTGAAACTACGACACCAATTAAAAATAGACCAAGACGATATGGTTTGGGACAAACTTTTGGAACTCGACATCTTCAACCCCAACAAACGCGTGGACTTGAAAAACGCCACCCCGGCACAAATCCTTCAAAAAATATTGGAAGACAAATGGACGCTTTCTCCTAACGACAAAGACATGATTGTGATGTACCATAAATTTGGCTATGAATTGAATGGCAAAAACCACCAAATAGATGCCAATATGGTCGTTCTGGGCGAAAACCAAACCTATACCGCCATGGCAAAAACTGTTGGGCTTCCCGTTGCCATGGCCACCCTTGCTATTTTAAACGGCAAAATAAAGTCGACCGGTGTTCAGCGCCCCATCAACAAAGAAGTTTACCAGCCCATTTTAGTAGAACTACAAAACCACGGGATTGTTTTTAACGAAAAAGAAGTGCCTTATTTTGGGTATAATCCGTTGCATCAATAAGTTTTATGGCGTTACCCAAGGGTCGGGCTATCCGCTTCAAGTCCTCGCTCATACTTCGCTCTGGGCTTTCCACTACTATCCCTAACGCAATATTTGATTTCAAATTAAAACCAAATGACTATTTTTATGTTTTAAATTGAAACAGCAGCTATGCCCAAAAAACAAAAAACCATCACTATTGATGGTATCGACAAAAAAATACTCCGCGCCCTGATGCAAGACGCCCGAACCCCTATTTTGGAAATTGCCCGCAATGTGGGCATATCGGGAGCGGCCATTCACCAACGCTTACGAAAACTGGAAAAGGCGAAACTGATTTCGGGTTCAAAATTTATTATCAATCCCGAAGTTTTAGGGTACTCTACCATGGCTTTTATCGGTGTTTATTTGGATAAAACAGCCAATACCACAGATGTTGTCCGTGCCTTAAAACGCATTCCTGAAGTTTTGGAATGCCACTACACCACAGGGCATTACAGTCTGTTTATAAAGCTACTCAGCTTAAACAACACCCATTTGATGCATTTACTGCACGAAAAAATTCAAAGTATTTCTGGAGTGCAACGCACCGAATCGCTTATTTCTTTAGGCCAGGTGATTGATAGGCAGATACATATTTAACTTAATCAGTGTTTAACTTTCTATGCATTACTTCGAGTAAAATTCTGCTAGAATTTTGTACTTCGGCTACGTTCGACAGGGCTATCGAGAAGTACATTTTTTGGTCATAAATTTTCTTGTTTTCGATACAAATTCCACTCATTTCCAATCGTGAAATTCACTCGAACTGACGAAAATCAACGGTTCATTATTTACCTTATTAAAACAGAAAACCCGAGCATTGCTACTCGGGTTTCTTTTATTTATGAGATGCTGAATCAAGGCTTCGCTTCGACTACGCTCAGCGACCTCGGCTGTGCTCAGCCTGACAATTCAGCAAAATATTTTGGACGTTACTTCATCTTCAATAACCAGTTACGTACATCCACTTCTTTTTTAATGATATCGCGTAAATCGTCAATCTTTACTCGTTCTTGTTCCATGGTATCCCTGTGGCGGATAGTCACGCTATTATCTTCCAAAGTATCATGGTCAACCGTGATACAGAACGGTGTTCCGTTGGCATCTTGCCTTCTGTAACGTCTTCCAACGGCATCTTTTTCATCGTAAATGATGTTGAAATCCCATTTTAGGTCTTCCACAATTTGTCGAGCCACTTCTGGCAATCCGTCCTTTTTTACCAATGGTAAAACAGCCGCTTTTACCGGTGCTAGAACACTTGGCAATTTTAATACGGTTCGGGTTGTACCATTTTCTAATTCTTCTTCTTGTAACGAATTAGAGAATACCGCCAAGAACATTCTGTCTAAACCAATAGACGTTTCCAATACGTACGGTACATAGCTTTTATTTTCCTCAGGGTCGAAATATTGTAATTTTTTACCGGAGTATTTTTCGTGCTGACTCAAATCGAAATCGGTTCGCGAGTGGATACCTTCCAATTCTTTAAATCCGAATGGGAACTTAAACTCGATATCGGCAGCGGCATCAGCATAATGTGCTAATTTTTCGTGGTCATGGAATCGGTAATTATCCTCACCCATTCCCAAACTCAAGTGCCATTTTAATCGGGTTTCCTTCCAATGCTCGTACCATTCCTGTTGTGTGCCCGGCTTGATGAAAAACTGCATTTCCATCTGTTCGAACTCACGCATACGGAAAATAAACTGACGCGCCACAATCTCGTTCCTAAATGCCTTTCCGGTTTGTGCAATTCCGAACGGAATCTTTAATCGGCTGGTTTTTTGAACATTCAAAAAGTTCACAAAAATGCCCTGTGCCGTTTCTGGGCGCAAGTACAAATCCATGGCATTTTCTGCTGAAGCCCCCAATTTGGTACCGAACATTAAATTGAACTGCTTAACATCTGTCCAATTTTTACTTCCTGTTAGTGGATCGGCAATTTCCAATTCTTCAATCAATGATTTTACATCAGCCAAATCTTCGTTTTCCAACGATTTTGCCATCCGCGAAAGCGTGGTATTTATTTTTTCCTGATAGCCCAACACCCGTTGGTTCGTGCTAACAAATTCTTCTTTATTAAAAGCGTCTCCAAAACGCTTTTCGGCCTTAGCGACTTCCTTGTCGATTTTGGCTTCAATTTTAGCACAATAATCTTCAATCAATACATCGGCACGGTAGCGCTTTTTGGAATCTTTATTATCAATTAACGGATCGTTAAAGGCATCAACGTGCCCAGAAGCTTTCCATGTAGTGGGATGCATAAAAATAGCAGCATCAATGCCCACTATATTTTCATTCATCTGCACCATGGCGCGCCACCAGTAATCGCGGATGTTTTTCTTTAATTCTGCACCGTTTTGTGCGTAGTCGTAAACTGCACTTAATCCGTCGTAGATTTCGCTACTCTGGAATACGTAACCATACTCCTTTGCGTGAGAGATTACTTTTTTAAATTGATCGTCTTGATTTGCCATAGCTGCAAAAATAATAAACCGCTTTAAACTAATGCATTTTTAATGAAAAATTAGTGGAGGATTATTTTAGCCACAAATGCACGAATGCTATTCTGCACATGGCATATTTATAGATTAGCCAAAAGCAAATATTCCAAAATCAAATAAATTCAGTAAATTAAGCATTGAAAACAATTCGTGGATTCGTGGCTAATTTAAGATTTACCCAACGTCATTGCACATGCTAAACCCCATCATCAATTTATTCTTCCCAAAAGTATGTGTGGCATGCAATAATTTATTGGGCGACAACGAACATACTATTTGTATGGATTGCCGGCATGATTTGCCTGTAACCAACTTTCATTTTGATGATAGCGATGTAGTTAAAAAAGTACTGTACGGCCGTGCGAATATTGAAAACGGTACAGCATTATTTCGATTTGAAAAGAAAGGCAAAGTACAGCAACTTATTCATAATTTAAAATATCGTGGCCATGAAAACATCGGCTATTTCTTGGGAAATTGGTTGGGCGGCGAACTAAAAACGGTTGAAGCATACCAGCAGATTGATGCCGTAATCCCCGTACCCATGCACCCTAAAAAACAAAAAAAGCGAGGCTACAACCAAGTGACCAAATTTGGACAACAAATTGCCGAAGCCCTAAATGCCGAATACAAAGACGATGTTTTGGTTAAAATCACCAACACCCAATCGCAAACCATAAAAAGCCGTTTTTCGCGCTGGGACAGCAGCAACGAATTATTTGCAATTAATAATCCTAACAGCATTAAAGGCATGCACATTCTTTTGGTTGACGACCTCATTACAACCGGAGCAACGCTCGAGGCTTGCATTAATGTTTTAAACCAATCTGAAAACGTAAAAATTAGCATCGCCACCATGGCAATAGCGTAAACGAACTCACGTTATATGTTGAAAAATGTTTAGGTTTCTTCTGTAAGAACGAAATTTTGTTCAAAAAAATGCAAAATTTCATTTCTCTTTAGTAACCGCTTCGCTAGCACATAAATTATTTCATTCTGTTTTTTTTTGTGAATTTCAGAACGAAAAAATTCATGTACTTTTGTTAAAAATTTTTAAACTGTTGATGAGCAAGTCGTTTTTAAACTTTGTTTTGGCCATTTTCATTGGTCTTATTTTAGCCAATTGCGCCAATCGAGGCCGCCCCGAAGGCGGACCAAAAGACATTACGCCACCTAAAATAATAAAGTCGATTCCAGAAAACTACTCCACCAATTTTAAAGGCGATGAAATTGAAATTTATTTCGATGAATTTATCAAAATAAAAGATCTGCAAAAACAGCTCATTATTTCACCACCAATGAACACCCAACCCAATGTGACCCCTTTGGGCGGTGCGAGCAAGTATATCACCATAAAAATTTACGATACACTGCAGCCCAACACTACTTATGCGTTTAACTTCGGGAACAGCATTACTGACAACAACGAGGGCAACCCGTATCCGTACTACCGCTATGTGTTTTCAACCGGCGATTATATCGATTCGCTAACCGTAAAAGGCAACATTGTCGATGCCCTTTTAAAACAGCCCGAAACCTTTGTTAATGTGGCGCTTTACGAGGTCGATTCTACGTATTCCGATTCCATTGTTTACAAAGAAAAACCTAAGTACATTACCAACACGCTTGACAGTTTAACAACGTTCACCATTGAAAACATAAAACCCGGAAAATATAAACTTATCGCACTGAAAGACAACAACGGCGATAACAAATTCCAACAAAAGGTGGATCAAATTGCATTTCATGAAGGATTTATTGAAGTACCTACCGACACTTCGTACACCCTAAAATTATTCAAGGAAAATTTAGATTTTAGGGCGACACGCCCTAGATTGATTTCGGGTGAAAAAATTGCTTTCGGTTTCGAAGGCAGTTATGAAAACATGCATATTGATATCCTTTCGGAAACGCCACCAGAGTTTGAATACCGCATTACCAAAGATGAAAAAACAGATTCATTGATGTACTGGTACAAACCTCGTTTGGAAGTCGATTCACTTAATTTTTTAGTGTCGCACCCCGCTCTTGAAAAAGAATTCACTGTACGCATTAGCGAACAAAAACGGGATTCGTTAACCATTAAAGCCCTGCCCTTTGGTTCCATCAGTATTGAAGAAGATTTAAAAATAATCGGCACAACGCCTTTTGTTGAATTTAACGCTTCAAAAATCACGCTTTTAGACAAAGATTCAACAGCGGTAAATTTCGAAACGCGTTTCGACACCATCAACAATACTTATACCTTCCAGTTTAACAAAACCGAAGACAACAGTTATAAAATGCAAATTCTTCCGGAAGCCTTTACTGGATTCTTCGGAAACAAAAACGACACCATCAACGTCTCCTTAAACACCAAAAAGGCTTCATCGTTTGGGTACGTGCGGTTCACCTTGGCCAACGCCCCGACATACCCGCTTATCATCCAATTGACCGACAACCAAGGCAAGGTAAAAGTAGAAGGATACACACAAGAGCAAGATATGGTCGATTTTTTAAATTTAGAACCAGGCACCTATTCCATAAGGGTGGTGCACGATGTTAATGGCAATCAGCTTTTCGATACGGGAAGTTTCCTAAATAAAATTCAACCAGAAAAAGTGAGTCATTTTCAGGATATTGAAATTCGCGCCGATTGGGGAATTCAGGAAACCTTGACTTTTAACTGATACTGAACGTATCGCGGTCGTTTAAGAATTTGAATTTATTGCGATAGGCTTCAACATGCCTTTTTTCTAAGGTAACTATTTCTATTTGTTCCTTACCAGATTGAAAATTAGCGATGGAATTCCCCAACACATCATAAGCGCCCGAATGCCCCACATACTCTATATTTATGCCATCAACGCCCACTCGGTTTACACCAATGCAGTAACTCATATTTTCAATGGCACGGGCTTTTAATAGGATATCCCAAGCTGAAATTCTAGGTTTTGGCCAATTCGCTACATAAATCAACACATCGTAATCTTCAACATTTCTGGCCCAAACGGGAAAACGCAAATCGTAACATACCTGCGGGCAAATTTTCCAGCCTTTGCAATCAATAATCACTTTTTCTGTTCCGGCAGTGTAGGTTTTGTGTTCGTTCGCCAAAGTAAAGGTGTGGCGTTTGTTGTAGCTTGAAATATTTCCAGAGGGCTCGACAAACAAAAAACGGTTATAAAACTTATCATTCTCTATAATCACAAGGCTTCCCGAGATGGCAGCGTTCTTCTTAGTCGCCATTTGTTTCATCCAATTAACCGTTTCGCCCTGCATCGTCTCGGCTACTTTTTCGGCATTCATGGTAAAACCTGTGGCGAACATTTCGGGCAACACTACCACATCTACAGGACTGGAAATATCCTCTATTTTTTTGGTGAAGTTCTTCCGGTTTGCTTCGGGGTTTTCCCAAACCAAATCGGACTGCACTAATGCGATATTAAGCTGATTTTGCAAAACTTTTAATTTATAGTTTTCTTTTGGCTTTGGCGGTTTGTTCTTTCAACTTTTCTATTTTCGAAAGCCATTTTTGTTCGTCTTGAGGTGACAATTTACCTTTCTTTTTTAACTTTTCATACTTTTGCTGGGCACTTTCGTATTTCCCCGTTAATTTTTCATAATTGGAGTGCGCCTTCTCTTTTTGCTTTAACGCTTTTTCAGCCTTCTTTTGTTTCTTTTCAGCAGCTTTTTGTTTTTTCTCTGCTTTTTTTAACGCCTTTTCTTTTTCATTGGCTGCTTCAATTGCTTCTACCTTTTTATTCAAAGCCTTTTTTACTTCCAACCGTTCTTCTAAACTTAATTTATTCGTTACATCAACACCATCTTTTAAAACGGCTTCGCCTTTCACGGTATAGATTACGCCGTTTAAGGTAACTTCTTGAGCTTGAAGCATCAAACCCAAACAAAAAAACAGAGTAACAACTAAAAATCTCATAATCTTCTTTTTAAAATTCAACTTACTATTTAGACCCACAATTTAAGGTTTGTCACGCCATTAACGCGCTTTTAACATTATAGCCTGCACAATATTTCGGCAGCTTGTTTTAGGGTATCTTCGGTTTTAGCAAAACAAAAACGCAGCACTTTATGGTCTATATTATCGATATTGAATACCGACATAGGTATTGAAGCCACACCATTTTCAACCGTTAATCGCTTTGCGAAATCCACATCGTTTTCTTGGGTGATTTGGGAGTAATCCAAAACTTGAAAATACGAACCTTTGGCTGGGGTAAACCTAAACCTTGAATCCTTCATTAAATTTAAGAATAAATCACGCTTTTTTTGGTAAAACTCGGGCAATTTCAGGTAATGCTCGGGGGTTCGCATATAATCGGCAATACCTTTTTGCGTGGGGTGGTGGATGCAGAACACCGCAAATTGATGTACTTTTAAAAACTCGTCCATCAGTGATTTTGGCGCACAGCAATAGCCCACACGCCACCCCGTATTGTGGAAAGTTTTACAAAACGACGACACCACAAAACTCCTTGCTTTTAAATCGGAAAACAAACAAGCACTTTGGTGTTTTCCGCCATCGTAAATCATGTGTTCGTAAACCTCATCACTCAAAACTATAATATTCGTGTTTTTAGTGATTTCCTGCAGTTGAAGCATATCTTGCTTCGAAAAAACGCTACCGGAGGGGTTGTGAGGCGTATTAACAATAATCATTTTGGTGCGGCTGCTAATTTTAGCTTTTACCGTTTCCCAACCTACTTTATATCCATTTGAAGCTTTGAGCTGAACAGGGACAGGAATACCTCCATTTAATTGAACGTTAGGTTCATAACTATCATAAGCTGGT from Tamlana crocina includes:
- a CDS encoding Lrp/AsnC ligand binding domain-containing protein produces the protein MPKKQKTITIDGIDKKILRALMQDARTPILEIARNVGISGAAIHQRLRKLEKAKLISGSKFIINPEVLGYSTMAFIGVYLDKTANTTDVVRALKRIPEVLECHYTTGHYSLFIKLLSLNNTHLMHLLHEKIQSISGVQRTESLISLGQVIDRQIHI
- a CDS encoding glycine--tRNA ligase; the encoded protein is MANQDDQFKKVISHAKEYGYVFQSSEIYDGLSAVYDYAQNGAELKKNIRDYWWRAMVQMNENIVGIDAAIFMHPTTWKASGHVDAFNDPLIDNKDSKKRYRADVLIEDYCAKIEAKIDKEVAKAEKRFGDAFNKEEFVSTNQRVLGYQEKINTTLSRMAKSLENEDLADVKSLIEELEIADPLTGSKNWTDVKQFNLMFGTKLGASAENAMDLYLRPETAQGIFVNFLNVQKTSRLKIPFGIAQTGKAFRNEIVARQFIFRMREFEQMEMQFFIKPGTQQEWYEHWKETRLKWHLSLGMGEDNYRFHDHEKLAHYADAAADIEFKFPFGFKELEGIHSRTDFDLSQHEKYSGKKLQYFDPEENKSYVPYVLETSIGLDRMFLAVFSNSLQEEELENGTTRTVLKLPSVLAPVKAAVLPLVKKDGLPEVARQIVEDLKWDFNIIYDEKDAVGRRYRRQDANGTPFCITVDHDTLEDNSVTIRHRDTMEQERVKIDDLRDIIKKEVDVRNWLLKMK
- a CDS encoding phosphoribosyltransferase family protein, which gives rise to MLNPIINLFFPKVCVACNNLLGDNEHTICMDCRHDLPVTNFHFDDSDVVKKVLYGRANIENGTALFRFEKKGKVQQLIHNLKYRGHENIGYFLGNWLGGELKTVEAYQQIDAVIPVPMHPKKQKKRGYNQVTKFGQQIAEALNAEYKDDVLVKITNTQSQTIKSRFSRWDSSNELFAINNPNSIKGMHILLVDDLITTGATLEACINVLNQSENVKISIATMAIA
- a CDS encoding Ig-like domain-containing protein → MSKSFLNFVLAIFIGLILANCANRGRPEGGPKDITPPKIIKSIPENYSTNFKGDEIEIYFDEFIKIKDLQKQLIISPPMNTQPNVTPLGGASKYITIKIYDTLQPNTTYAFNFGNSITDNNEGNPYPYYRYVFSTGDYIDSLTVKGNIVDALLKQPETFVNVALYEVDSTYSDSIVYKEKPKYITNTLDSLTTFTIENIKPGKYKLIALKDNNGDNKFQQKVDQIAFHEGFIEVPTDTSYTLKLFKENLDFRATRPRLISGEKIAFGFEGSYENMHIDILSETPPEFEYRITKDEKTDSLMYWYKPRLEVDSLNFLVSHPALEKEFTVRISEQKRDSLTIKALPFGSISIEEDLKIIGTTPFVEFNASKITLLDKDSTAVNFETRFDTINNTYTFQFNKTEDNSYKMQILPEAFTGFFGNKNDTINVSLNTKKASSFGYVRFTLANAPTYPLIIQLTDNQGKVKVEGYTQEQDMVDFLNLEPGTYSIRVVHDVNGNQLFDTGSFLNKIQPEKVSHFQDIEIRADWGIQETLTFN
- a CDS encoding amidohydrolase, producing MQNQLNIALVQSDLVWENPEANRKNFTKKIEDISSPVDVVVLPEMFATGFTMNAEKVAETMQGETVNWMKQMATKKNAAISGSLVIIENDKFYNRFLFVEPSGNISSYNKRHTFTLANEHKTYTAGTEKVIIDCKGWKICPQVCYDLRFPVWARNVEDYDVLIYVANWPKPRISAWDILLKARAIENMSYCIGVNRVGVDGINIEYVGHSGAYDVLGNSIANFQSGKEQIEIVTLEKRHVEAYRNKFKFLNDRDTFSIS
- a CDS encoding methionine aminotransferase, encoding MQHSSKLPHVGTTIFSVMSALAAKHNAINLSQGFPNFKSDQKLIDLVGKAMNSGYNQYAPMRGHLELRNAISKKYELVYGESYHPETEIVVTAGATQAIFTIISTFIKPNDEVVVFKPAYDSYEPNVQLNGGIPVPVQLKASNGYKVGWETVKAKISSRTKMIIVNTPHNPSGSVFSKQDMLQLQEITKNTNIIVLSDEVYEHMIYDGGKHQSACLFSDLKARSFVVSSFCKTFHNTGWRVGYCCAPKSLMDEFLKVHQFAVFCIHHPTQKGIADYMRTPEHYLKLPEFYQKKRDLFLNLMKDSRFRFTPAKGSYFQVLDYSQITQENDVDFAKRLTVENGVASIPMSVFNIDNIDHKVLRFCFAKTEDTLKQAAEILCRL